In one Bacteroidota bacterium genomic region, the following are encoded:
- a CDS encoding BLUF domain-containing protein — protein sequence MLYRLIYHSTAKPGLGYQQLKQILLSAEKHNLVNEITGVLLYSEGQFLQILEGSRENLTHTFLRISQDFRHSEAVLVDFVEIGARDFPAWGMKLIKWPEYKPASYMGPKFEKFRPQHWTGLETHNAIMELVKKHKLAVKA from the coding sequence ATGCTCTATCGTCTGATCTACCACAGCACGGCCAAACCTGGCCTCGGCTACCAGCAACTCAAACAAATCCTGCTTTCAGCCGAAAAACACAACCTTGTCAACGAAATTACGGGTGTCCTGCTCTACAGTGAAGGCCAATTCCTCCAGATCCTCGAAGGTAGCAGAGAAAATCTCACGCATACCTTTTTAAGAATCAGCCAGGACTTTCGCCACAGTGAAGCTGTGTTGGTTGATTTTGTAGAAATAGGTGCGCGTGACTTTCCAGCATGGGGCATGAAGCTTATTAAATGGCCCGAATACAAACCCGCCTCTTACATGGGCCCCAAATTTGAAAAGTTTAGGCCCCAGCACTGGACCGGATTAGAAACACACAACGCCATTATGGAGCTTGTCAAAAAGCATAAGTTGGCTGTTAAAGCCTAG